Proteins found in one Nostoc sp. NIES-3756 genomic segment:
- a CDS encoding NHLP family bacteriocin export ABC transporter peptidase/permease/ATPase subunit, whose amino-acid sequence MEAVECGAAAVGIILSYYGQYVPLPELRRECGVSRNGSKASYMVKAAKNYGLQATGYRRDLEELQKLPPPYIVFWNFNHFVVVEGFSGSQVYINDPTSGPRTISIQEFDQAYTGVVLVMSPGPDFVKGGNKPSIISSLWNRLQGSLGALVYAIIAGFFLTIIGLIIPVFSQIFVDDILIQERQHWLRPLLLAIAITTVVQGWLTLLRLRYLRRLKIKLAVTMSSRFLWHILRLPVSFYSQRFAGEISNRINLNDQVAQVLSGQLATTLIDAMMVIFYAIVMVQYDWLLTAIVVAFATINIFTLQKISRQRVDANQRLIQQYGKAAGASIAGLQNIETLKASGLESDFFGRWSGYYTKALNSQQELGVTNQTFLVLPKLLSGLSLMLLLVVGGFRVMDGHLSIGMLVAFQGLMQGFQQPINNLLNFGGTLQELEGNLIRLDDVLNNPIDPQLAKKEITQDIASAVPKLQGYVELHNLTFGYSPTDPPVIENFHLSIKPGQRVALVGGSGSGKSTIAKLIAGVYQPWEGEIYFDGQARSEVNHELIINSVGMVEQDIQLFGGTVRDNLTLWDGTIPERNLIAACEDAAIADVILSLPGGYDATLAEGAANLSHGQRQRLEIARALVNNPSILILDEATSALDAETEKIIDENLRRRGCTCIIVAHRLSTIRDCDEIIVLQRGEVVQRGRHQELWHQEGVYSQLLRTEGDVV is encoded by the coding sequence ATGGAAGCTGTGGAATGCGGCGCTGCGGCTGTTGGCATTATTCTTAGTTATTACGGTCAGTATGTACCATTGCCAGAACTGCGTCGGGAGTGTGGCGTTTCTCGCAATGGTAGCAAGGCTTCCTACATGGTAAAAGCTGCCAAAAATTATGGCTTGCAAGCTACAGGCTACAGGAGAGATTTAGAAGAACTACAAAAGCTTCCTCCCCCCTATATTGTGTTTTGGAACTTCAATCACTTTGTAGTTGTTGAAGGCTTTTCTGGTTCTCAGGTATATATAAATGACCCCACCTCCGGGCCGCGTACTATTTCTATCCAAGAATTTGACCAAGCATATACCGGGGTGGTTTTGGTGATGTCACCAGGCCCCGATTTTGTCAAAGGGGGAAATAAACCCAGCATTATCTCTTCTCTATGGAATCGCCTGCAAGGGTCGCTGGGTGCTTTGGTTTATGCCATAATTGCCGGGTTTTTTCTGACAATTATCGGTTTGATAATACCTGTATTTAGCCAAATCTTTGTCGATGATATTTTAATTCAAGAGCGGCAGCACTGGTTACGTCCTCTACTGCTAGCGATCGCCATCACTACTGTAGTTCAAGGATGGCTGACGCTGCTACGCTTACGTTATCTGCGCCGCCTGAAAATTAAGCTGGCTGTTACTATGTCAAGTCGTTTCCTCTGGCATATTCTCCGCCTACCTGTAAGCTTTTACTCCCAGCGTTTCGCCGGAGAAATAAGTAATCGAATCAACCTTAATGATCAAGTTGCGCAGGTACTTTCTGGACAGTTGGCGACGACCTTAATCGATGCCATGATGGTAATTTTTTATGCCATAGTCATGGTGCAGTATGATTGGTTATTGACTGCGATCGTCGTCGCCTTCGCTACTATTAATATTTTTACATTACAAAAAATCTCCCGGCAGCGTGTAGATGCTAACCAACGCTTAATTCAACAATATGGTAAAGCGGCTGGTGCATCTATTGCTGGTCTACAAAATATAGAAACTCTTAAAGCTTCTGGTTTAGAATCTGATTTCTTTGGTCGTTGGTCTGGTTACTATACCAAAGCCTTAAATTCCCAACAGGAATTAGGCGTGACTAATCAAACCTTTCTGGTATTACCTAAATTATTATCCGGTCTTTCGCTGATGCTGTTGTTAGTCGTCGGCGGTTTTCGGGTGATGGATGGACATCTCAGCATTGGGATGTTGGTAGCTTTCCAAGGTTTGATGCAGGGTTTCCAACAGCCAATCAACAACCTACTCAATTTCGGTGGTACGTTGCAAGAATTAGAAGGAAATCTCATCCGCTTAGATGATGTTCTCAACAACCCCATCGACCCACAACTAGCTAAGAAAGAAATCACCCAAGATATAGCCTCTGCTGTACCTAAATTACAGGGTTACGTCGAATTACATAATCTCACCTTTGGCTACAGTCCCACCGACCCGCCTGTGATTGAAAATTTTCACCTCTCAATTAAACCCGGACAGCGCGTTGCTTTAGTGGGGGGTAGTGGTTCTGGTAAGTCTACCATTGCTAAATTGATTGCCGGAGTTTATCAACCTTGGGAGGGGGAGATTTATTTTGATGGTCAAGCCAGAAGCGAAGTTAACCATGAGTTAATTATTAACTCTGTGGGGATGGTGGAACAAGATATCCAATTATTTGGCGGGACTGTGAGGGATAATTTAACTCTGTGGGATGGCACAATTCCCGAAAGAAACTTGATTGCAGCCTGCGAAGATGCAGCGATCGCAGATGTAATTCTCTCCCTCCCCGGTGGTTATGATGCTACACTCGCCGAAGGTGCGGCTAATTTAAGTCACGGTCAACGCCAGAGGTTAGAAATTGCCCGTGCTTTGGTAAATAACCCCTCCATCCTCATTCTCGATGAAGCTACCAGCGCCTTGGATGCGGAAACAGAAAAAATCATCGATGAGAATCTGAGGCGGCGAGGATGTACCTGCATTATTGTTGCTCATCGCTTAAGTACAATCCGCGATTGTGATGAAATTATCGTTTTGCAACGAGGCGAAGTAGTACAACGCGGTAGACATCAAGAATTGTGGCATCAAGAAGGAGTGTATTCACAACTACTTCGTACCGAAGGCGACGTTGTGTGA
- a CDS encoding NHLP bacteriocin system secretion protein, whose protein sequence is MLAQKRNIFRKESLERLSSPERLDQLIQVVSPRSWLPLTSLGLLVSSALMWSVFGRIPITIEGQGVLVYPSKVIAVQSDSSGQLVQLNFKVGDKVKKGDVLAVLDQSKIQKQLQQEKLKLATLQAQDQAVSSLQGHEDIQQQRTIEQQRQNAQQQIRELQTLTPVLRAKSKESINKQRLQLQQRLKELEALVPILQKTNRESLRQQSQSFQQRIQAAKAQLPLLNQRVESRRSLLEQKVISDDTFVQAQNEYLRKVEDIAQLETQLKELEVKENESQERYINHLNEIASVRSQLQKLEVDETNTEQSYLDNLNQIAKLQADLKTLDSQEANTAKQNLQEATQRTKEIQEVKRNIAQLELEVQKNSQIISQFSGRILEITVNPGEVISAGTRLASIDAENPNSKLVGISYFAIADGKKIQPGMQVQITPQTVKRERFGGIVGNVANVSSFPITKEAVAKEVGNPQLAEGLVSNKQDGVMQVLANLELNPKTASGYKWSSSTGPQLKISSGTTTVVRITVEERAPITFVLPILRSVSGIY, encoded by the coding sequence ATGTTAGCTCAAAAGCGTAATATTTTTAGAAAAGAATCTCTGGAGCGATTGTCCTCGCCGGAAAGATTAGACCAACTAATACAAGTTGTTAGCCCCCGGAGTTGGCTGCCTCTCACATCTTTGGGTTTGTTAGTATCATCTGCTTTAATGTGGAGTGTTTTTGGACGTATCCCTATCACTATTGAAGGTCAAGGTGTACTGGTTTATCCTAGCAAAGTGATTGCAGTACAATCAGATAGTTCTGGGCAATTAGTGCAACTAAACTTTAAGGTAGGTGACAAGGTTAAAAAAGGTGATGTATTAGCAGTTCTTGACCAATCAAAAATACAAAAACAATTGCAACAGGAAAAGCTTAAATTAGCAACTTTACAAGCACAAGACCAAGCCGTAAGTTCTTTACAAGGTCACGAAGATATTCAACAACAAAGAACGATTGAACAACAACGGCAAAACGCTCAACAACAAATTCGGGAATTGCAAACTCTAACTCCAGTTTTAAGAGCTAAAAGCAAAGAATCAATTAACAAACAACGTCTACAACTGCAACAAAGACTAAAAGAGTTAGAAGCTTTAGTTCCTATTTTGCAGAAAACAAATCGTGAATCATTACGCCAACAAAGTCAAAGTTTTCAGCAACGTATTCAGGCAGCAAAAGCACAATTACCTCTACTAAATCAAAGAGTTGAAAGTCGGCGATCGCTCTTGGAACAGAAAGTTATTTCTGATGATACATTTGTGCAGGCTCAGAATGAATATTTACGAAAGGTAGAGGATATAGCTCAATTAGAAACTCAGTTAAAAGAATTAGAAGTTAAAGAAAATGAGAGTCAAGAAAGATATATTAATCACTTGAATGAAATTGCTAGTGTTCGTTCCCAGTTGCAAAAGCTAGAAGTTGATGAAACTAACACAGAGCAATCTTATCTAGATAACTTAAATCAAATCGCCAAATTACAAGCTGATTTAAAAACTTTAGATAGTCAAGAAGCCAATACTGCTAAACAAAATTTACAAGAAGCAACCCAACGCACTAAGGAAATTCAAGAAGTTAAAAGGAATATTGCTCAATTAGAATTAGAGGTGCAAAAAAATAGCCAAATTATCAGTCAATTCTCTGGCAGAATTTTAGAAATTACTGTTAATCCTGGTGAAGTTATCTCTGCGGGAACTCGTTTAGCCAGTATAGATGCAGAAAATCCTAATAGCAAGTTGGTAGGTATCAGTTATTTTGCGATCGCCGATGGTAAGAAAATTCAGCCAGGAATGCAGGTACAAATTACACCCCAAACCGTGAAACGGGAACGCTTTGGCGGTATCGTCGGCAATGTGGCAAATGTTTCCTCATTCCCGATTACTAAAGAAGCTGTAGCCAAAGAAGTAGGTAATCCGCAATTAGCTGAAGGATTAGTATCCAATAAGCAAGATGGTGTCATGCAGGTATTGGCAAATCTAGAATTAAACCCTAAAACTGCCAGTGGCTATAAGTGGTCTTCTTCAACCGGGCCGCAACTAAAAATTTCCTCTGGAACTACCACAGTGGTACGTATAACTGTCGAAGAACGAGCGCCTATTACCTTTGTTTTACCAATTTTGAGGTCTGTCAGTGGCATTTACTAA
- a CDS encoding GNAT family N-acetyltransferase, producing MYELNILDNSTASAYEWMTFPSYKYLLHILDTDNTIVAIGATNNQQPVGLVLAQMVQDRIVVIFSIFVAIEERNKGIGTALLTRIQAELQDRGCKILQLNYTTGKPTTVALERVIEKCNWTPPETRTLVCKGEAKRIIEANWIRRYSRLPSSYSIFPWEEITPEERQIIQQQQQTQPWIPEDLVPFKYEDNLEPLNSIGLRYQGQVVGWLINHRIAPHTIRYTCSFVREDLQKMGRIIILYAEACERQIKANIPNAIWTVPSFHQSMVSFVKNHWLPYLNAVEESRGTLKLI from the coding sequence ATGTACGAATTAAACATCCTTGATAACTCGACCGCATCTGCATATGAATGGATGACTTTTCCAAGTTATAAATATTTACTCCACATTCTAGATACAGACAATACTATTGTGGCAATTGGCGCTACAAACAATCAGCAACCTGTTGGTTTAGTGCTGGCACAAATGGTTCAAGATCGTATCGTCGTCATCTTTTCCATATTTGTAGCTATAGAAGAACGGAATAAGGGAATTGGTACTGCTTTACTGACTCGCATACAAGCAGAGTTACAGGATAGAGGTTGTAAAATACTTCAGCTAAATTACACCACAGGTAAACCAACGACTGTGGCTTTAGAACGTGTTATAGAAAAATGCAACTGGACACCGCCAGAAACTCGCACATTGGTTTGCAAAGGGGAAGCAAAGAGAATCATCGAGGCAAATTGGATTAGGAGGTACAGTCGTCTTCCTAGTTCATATAGTATTTTTCCTTGGGAAGAAATTACCCCAGAAGAACGGCAAATAATTCAACAACAGCAGCAAACTCAACCTTGGATTCCTGAAGATTTAGTTCCCTTTAAATATGAAGACAATTTGGAACCTTTAAATAGTATAGGATTACGTTATCAAGGACAGGTAGTAGGGTGGTTAATTAATCATCGCATTGCCCCACATACGATTCGCTACACCTGTAGTTTTGTCAGAGAAGATTTACAAAAGATGGGGCGGATTATTATCCTCTATGCGGAAGCTTGTGAACGACAAATTAAAGCAAATATTCCTAATGCAATTTGGACTGTACCATCTTTTCATCAGTCGATGGTATCATTTGTAAAAAATCATTGGTTGCCTTACTTGAATGCAGTTGAAGAAAGCCGGGGAACTTTAAAGTTGATTTAA
- a CDS encoding aspartyl/asparaginyl beta-hydroxylase domain-containing protein: MFYENRNFPFPEILESNWLLIREELTNLQQGKFIPWTEKFLYNQGWDVFGLYAFGKKLEDNCRLCPETTKLVESISGLTTAGFSCLAPGTHILPHEGYTSAVLRCHLGLIIPNNCAIRVGNQTKSWQEGKCFIFDDTVEHEAWNRSNSSRIILLIDFKKSHYSNILQIADIPQVINV; the protein is encoded by the coding sequence ATGTTTTACGAGAATAGAAACTTTCCATTTCCAGAAATTTTAGAATCAAACTGGTTATTGATTAGAGAAGAACTAACTAATTTACAACAAGGTAAGTTTATTCCCTGGACAGAAAAGTTTCTTTACAATCAAGGCTGGGATGTGTTCGGTTTATATGCTTTTGGCAAAAAGTTAGAAGATAACTGCCGTTTGTGTCCAGAAACCACTAAGTTAGTAGAGTCTATTTCTGGATTAACTACGGCTGGTTTTTCTTGTTTAGCTCCAGGAACCCATATTTTGCCCCATGAAGGCTATACATCGGCTGTATTGCGTTGTCATTTAGGTTTAATTATTCCTAATAATTGTGCCATTAGGGTAGGAAATCAAACTAAAAGTTGGCAAGAGGGTAAATGTTTTATCTTCGATGATACGGTTGAGCATGAAGCTTGGAACCGCAGCAATAGTTCAAGAATCATACTACTAATTGACTTCAAAAAATCTCATTATTCAAATATTCTGCAAATAGCAGATATACCACAAGTAATCAATGTGTAA
- a CDS encoding Nif11-like leader peptide family RiPP precursor — translation MNNSNLQNFYTLIQNSQELQAQLGAADSPESFAKTAVRLGEENGYSFTTEDVNTFISQQRSRANAELSEADLEAVAGGKRRECPSDTRFTFCVFVSSCWGSAC, via the coding sequence ATGAACAACTCAAATCTGCAAAACTTTTACACCTTGATTCAAAATAGCCAAGAATTGCAAGCACAACTGGGTGCGGCTGATAGCCCAGAAAGCTTTGCAAAAACAGCAGTACGTCTAGGTGAAGAAAATGGTTACTCTTTCACTACCGAAGATGTAAATACTTTCATCAGCCAACAACGTTCTCGTGCCAATGCTGAATTAAGCGAAGCTGATTTGGAAGCTGTAGCTGGCGGTAAGCGTCGTGAGTGTCCTTCTGACACTAGGTTTACTTTCTGTGTGTTCGTTAGTAGCTGCTGGGGTAGCGCTTGTTAG
- a CDS encoding Nif11-like leader peptide family RiPP precursor — MNNSNLQNFYTLIQNSQELQAQLGAADSPESFAETAVRLGEENGYSFTTEDVNTFISQQRSRANAELSEADLEAVAGGKRRECPSDTRFTFCVFVSSCWGSAC, encoded by the coding sequence ATGAACAACTCAAATCTACAAAACTTCTACACCTTGATTCAAAATAGCCAAGAATTGCAAGCACAACTGGGTGCGGCTGATAGCCCAGAAAGCTTCGCAGAAACAGCAGTGCGTTTAGGTGAAGAAAATGGTTACTCTTTCACCACCGAAGATGTGAATACTTTCATCAGCCAGCAACGTTCTCGCGCTAATGCTGAATTAAGCGAAGCTGATTTGGAAGCTGTAGCTGGTGGTAAGCGTCGTGAGTGTCCTTCTGACACTAGGTTTACTTTCTGTGTGTTTGTTAGTAGCTGTTGGGGTAGCGCTTGCTAA
- a CDS encoding type 2 lanthipeptide synthetase LanM family protein, whose protein sequence is MIAIPSQTTINHSDIEEIVGKATFLFEHLNNDYLPDANTQLNVEELNTRLARWCKVMAQGNWEQFQKRIEWEGWNIECVNHVLGTQSIFNHQPLPEWANTLNEIIKTVSGFSWKNIYSKPIDPNQPYPFEDVLLPLCFVARQKLLRRLGCNLLSSDTLPLSLITESAYLKLEQSLLQRLVNISANSLDYEFSHSRPLGKNLLSLIIKKNQSVDSKEQYNNFVNKLLADGLLGLFKKYPVLSRFIATTIDFWVEATAQFLERLNADLYDIKQLFSQDDDYELGKVIEIQSGLSDLHNQNRSVISLTFASGLKLIYKPKNLDLEVTYCQFLEWCNQNFELTKSQGLETPQLDFKILKILSRHNYGWVEYVEQQPCKDEAAAQRFYIRAGMLLCLLYLLSASDCHYENLIACGEHLVLIDMETVMHHQAKAMEDLLEQTATSVANEQLSDSVLTTGMLPMWDFSADKSVAFDLSGLGSVESQPTPIPIPVWKFINTDDMQQGFEKMNRPLQKNIPMLNGMPLSPNDYIDYLVSGFEQMYRFFVRYREVLLKPESILSAFRSQQVRFIFRPTRIYGRILGNALSPQFLSDGRDWSIEVDFLSRAFLFPKTKPLAWQVLGAELRAVELLDVPYFNAVTGSDTLTLNEGQKLIGYFQQPSYDDVLTRLQRLSEADLAVQVGIIQLAFYARVAKNMQAETIDARDITEDVSVLTSAQLEQEAENIAREIAKRAIAGNDGSLSWIGLNFDLATERYQLQPLSNSLYDGNCGIALFLAAFARCTGNTQFGDLALRSIQLLQKSIQAGHTEVEKMGIGGATGLPSIIYSLVKIGQFLELPQLLEDAQRTVNLITPTAIAQDSKFDIVGGAAGAILGLLALYEVKPDAETLQRARECGQHLLKYCHAAYVLKNTSKKPLTGYSHGAAGIAYALLRLYSVTGDRTYLEAAHQAIAYENSFFFPNPGNWQEILPINDPTAAPVFWSTWCHGAPGIALGRLGGLSIEHSEQVLADIEVALQTTHKTGLQNIDQICCGNFGRSEILLVAAQKLSHPQWYQHALELASMSVQQAKQIGNYQYFGNLPPSIFHPCFFQGAAGIGYQLLRLAYPEVLPSVLLWQ, encoded by the coding sequence ATGATTGCTATTCCATCTCAGACAACAATCAATCACTCTGATATTGAAGAAATTGTAGGTAAAGCCACATTCTTATTTGAACACTTAAATAACGATTATCTCCCAGATGCAAATACTCAACTGAATGTAGAAGAATTAAATACACGCCTAGCTCGGTGGTGTAAAGTTATGGCTCAAGGTAATTGGGAACAATTTCAAAAACGTATAGAGTGGGAAGGATGGAATATTGAATGTGTCAATCATGTATTAGGAACACAGTCCATATTTAATCATCAACCTTTGCCAGAATGGGCAAATACTCTCAATGAAATCATCAAAACAGTTTCAGGATTTAGCTGGAAAAATATATATTCTAAGCCGATAGACCCAAATCAACCCTATCCTTTTGAAGATGTATTACTGCCTTTATGTTTTGTAGCTAGGCAGAAACTGCTCCGGCGTTTAGGTTGTAACTTATTATCTTCAGATACGTTACCACTAAGTTTAATTACAGAATCTGCTTACCTTAAATTAGAGCAATCGTTGCTGCAAAGATTAGTTAATATTTCTGCCAATTCCCTAGATTATGAATTTTCTCACTCTCGTCCTTTAGGTAAAAATTTACTAAGTCTCATTATTAAAAAGAATCAATCAGTTGATAGCAAAGAACAATACAATAATTTTGTTAATAAATTGCTAGCTGATGGATTGTTGGGGTTGTTTAAAAAATATCCTGTATTGAGTAGATTCATCGCCACTACAATAGACTTTTGGGTTGAAGCAACAGCACAATTTTTAGAAAGATTAAATGCAGATTTGTATGATATAAAACAGTTATTTTCCCAAGATGATGACTACGAACTTGGAAAAGTTATTGAGATTCAATCTGGATTATCTGATTTGCACAATCAGAACCGTTCAGTCATCTCCTTAACTTTTGCCTCTGGGTTAAAACTTATATATAAGCCAAAAAATTTAGATTTAGAAGTCACATACTGTCAATTTTTAGAGTGGTGTAATCAAAATTTTGAGCTAACAAAATCTCAAGGATTAGAAACACCTCAATTAGACTTTAAAATCCTGAAAATATTAAGCCGTCATAACTATGGTTGGGTGGAATATGTAGAACAACAACCATGCAAAGATGAAGCAGCCGCACAGCGTTTTTATATAAGAGCAGGTATGTTACTGTGCCTACTATATTTATTAAGTGCTAGTGATTGTCATTATGAAAATTTAATCGCTTGTGGTGAACATTTGGTTTTGATTGATATGGAAACAGTCATGCACCACCAAGCCAAAGCAATGGAAGATTTACTAGAACAAACAGCAACTTCTGTAGCCAATGAACAACTCTCTGATTCAGTCTTGACCACAGGAATGTTACCGATGTGGGATTTTAGCGCTGATAAGTCTGTGGCTTTTGATCTGAGCGGTTTAGGCAGTGTTGAAAGCCAACCAACACCTATCCCTATACCTGTGTGGAAGTTTATCAATACGGATGATATGCAGCAAGGGTTTGAGAAGATGAACCGACCTTTGCAAAAAAATATTCCTATGTTGAATGGAATGCCGCTATCACCGAACGATTATATAGATTATTTGGTCAGTGGTTTTGAGCAAATGTATCGCTTCTTTGTGAGATATAGAGAAGTGCTTTTGAAACCTGAGAGTATTTTGTCTGCTTTTCGCTCACAGCAGGTAAGATTTATTTTCCGTCCTACGAGAATTTACGGCAGAATATTGGGTAATGCGTTATCTCCACAATTCTTAAGCGATGGACGGGATTGGAGTATAGAAGTTGACTTTCTCAGTAGAGCTTTTCTATTTCCCAAAACAAAGCCTTTAGCATGGCAGGTTTTGGGTGCAGAGTTGAGGGCGGTAGAACTACTGGATGTTCCTTACTTTAACGCTGTCACGGGTAGTGATACTTTAACTTTAAATGAAGGACAAAAGCTGATTGGGTATTTTCAACAACCTAGCTACGACGATGTTCTTACTCGATTGCAGAGACTCAGCGAAGCAGATTTGGCTGTGCAAGTAGGGATAATTCAGTTAGCTTTCTATGCTAGAGTTGCCAAAAATATGCAGGCTGAAACGATTGATGCTAGAGATATTACAGAAGATGTATCTGTATTGACATCAGCACAATTGGAGCAGGAAGCCGAAAATATTGCTCGTGAAATCGCTAAACGTGCGATCGCAGGTAATGATGGTAGTCTTAGTTGGATTGGTCTTAATTTTGACCTCGCTACAGAGCGCTATCAGCTTCAGCCTTTAAGTAACAGTTTATACGATGGTAATTGTGGCATCGCTTTGTTTCTCGCTGCTTTCGCTCGTTGTACTGGCAATACCCAATTCGGTGATTTAGCTTTGAGGAGTATCCAATTATTACAAAAATCTATCCAAGCAGGTCACACCGAAGTTGAGAAGATGGGTATCGGTGGTGCTACGGGATTACCTTCCATCATTTATTCTCTAGTAAAAATTGGTCAGTTTTTGGAATTACCGCAACTTCTAGAAGATGCACAGCGAACTGTAAACCTTATTACACCCACAGCGATCGCTCAAGATAGCAAATTTGATATTGTAGGTGGTGCGGCTGGCGCAATTTTAGGACTGTTGGCTTTGTATGAAGTTAAACCAGATGCAGAAACTTTGCAACGAGCCAGAGAATGTGGTCAGCATTTACTCAAATATTGCCATGCTGCTTACGTATTAAAAAATACGTCTAAAAAACCTTTAACTGGTTACTCTCATGGTGCGGCTGGCATTGCCTATGCACTGTTGCGCCTCTATAGTGTAACTGGCGATCGCACCTATTTAGAAGCCGCACATCAGGCGATCGCATACGAAAATAGTTTCTTCTTCCCCAATCCAGGAAACTGGCAAGAAATTCTTCCCATCAATGACCCAACCGCCGCACCTGTTTTTTGGTCTACTTGGTGTCATGGCGCTCCTGGTATTGCTTTAGGACGATTGGGGGGTTTATCAATTGAACATTCAGAGCAAGTTTTGGCTGATATCGAAGTTGCTTTGCAGACTACCCACAAGACAGGTTTGCAAAACATAGATCAAATCTGCTGTGGTAATTTCGGCCGTAGTGAGATTTTATTAGTAGCCGCGCAGAAACTTTCTCATCCCCAGTGGTATCAACACGCCTTAGAACTAGCAAGTATGTCAGTACAGCAAGCAAAGCAAATAGGGAACTATCAATATTTTGGTAACTTACCACCTTCAATTTTTCATCCTTGTTTCTTCCAAGGTGCAGCCGGGATTGGTTATCAACTACTGCGATTAGCTTACCCAGAAGTTTTACCTTCCGTGTTGCTGTGGCAATAG
- a CDS encoding helix-turn-helix domain-containing protein, whose protein sequence is MINKFSTQCTLEQDNTPINWQSQDKLHISKLLPGGAAYPVIWVRADKQILYANDAACRFLEQSPQQLLSMTLQDLNLESLIEVWSKYWIQLQQQGSLYFEGSYQTQKGQKCLLEINITYMGYKNAECCCILLRNICQPQSDKTNNNLNHSIQNLAFESRNTEQQSVTIPLCTEAMSIADTKLRVSSHAQLRAVFEFIEANYHQSITLCDVAQFVGYSSAYLTDLVRRCTGKPVNHWIVERRMQAARNLLLETNHSITHIAEAVGYQYEGHFFRQFRQYHKTTPQAWRKEQHQEIQAPQNFLHKIVGEMNFYK, encoded by the coding sequence ATGATTAATAAGTTTTCAACCCAATGTACCCTAGAACAAGATAATACCCCAATAAACTGGCAATCACAAGACAAGCTCCATATAAGCAAGCTCTTACCTGGAGGTGCGGCATATCCAGTTATATGGGTAAGGGCAGATAAACAGATACTTTATGCAAATGATGCTGCGTGCAGATTTTTAGAGCAGTCTCCTCAGCAATTACTTTCCATGACTCTACAAGACTTAAACTTAGAAAGTTTGATAGAAGTTTGGTCAAAGTATTGGATACAACTTCAACAACAAGGCTCTTTATATTTTGAAGGTTCATATCAAACTCAGAAAGGTCAGAAGTGTTTACTGGAAATCAACATCACTTATATGGGGTATAAAAATGCCGAGTGTTGCTGTATTCTGTTGCGAAATATTTGCCAACCCCAGTCAGATAAGACTAATAACAACCTCAACCATTCCATACAAAATCTAGCTTTTGAGTCTAGAAATACGGAACAGCAATCAGTCACAATACCACTCTGTACTGAAGCAATGAGTATTGCAGATACCAAACTGCGAGTTTCTAGCCATGCTCAATTGAGGGCTGTTTTTGAGTTTATTGAGGCAAACTATCATCAATCGATTACCTTATGTGATGTAGCTCAGTTCGTTGGATACTCATCAGCCTATCTCACTGATTTAGTACGACGTTGTACAGGTAAACCTGTAAATCATTGGATTGTTGAAAGGCGGATGCAGGCAGCACGCAACTTACTATTAGAAACAAACCATTCCATAACTCATATTGCCGAAGCTGTAGGCTATCAGTACGAAGGACATTTTTTCCGCCAATTCCGCCAGTATCATAAAACCACTCCTCAAGCATGGAGAAAAGAACAGCATCAGGAAATTCAAGCACCACAGAATTTTTTGCATAAAATTGTTGGAGAGATGAATTTTTACAAATAG
- a CDS encoding DUF7219 family protein, translating into MNKEDFLYPRGRYYGQVKPENLVFNANLQEFAQKINYICNLETNGKLSPEDAYEQIKALWKQLKRTKKQLQIGDNPFQNDDNSEDSNK; encoded by the coding sequence ATGAATAAAGAAGATTTCCTCTATCCTCGTGGTCGTTACTATGGACAAGTAAAGCCGGAAAACTTGGTCTTTAATGCAAATTTACAAGAGTTTGCGCAAAAAATAAATTATATTTGCAACTTAGAGACTAATGGTAAATTATCACCTGAAGATGCTTATGAGCAAATTAAAGCCTTGTGGAAACAGTTAAAACGCACGAAAAAGCAACTGCAAATTGGTGATAACCCATTTCAGAACGATGATAATTCCGAAGATTCAAACAAGTAG